The sequence below is a genomic window from Methylotuvimicrobium alcaliphilum 20Z.
AAACGATCTCATCAATATTCAAATCTTGAGCAACCTCGTTAAGCGACTTATCTTGCTTGATCAACAGCGCTTCATCGATGCAACACAATTCATCGGGCAAAGCCACGAAACCGGCAATATTGAAAGACTTATGTAAATAACCGGCATTTAATTCGACCAATTCTTTTGCCTTATTACCGCTACCTACGACCAGTACTTGTTTTTTAATCCTATCGATTTTGGAATAACGATAAAAAAAATACCGAATCAACATCATGCCTAAAAAGGCAAAAACGATAGAAACGCCCAATACGCTCCGCGCAATCAGAAAATTGGGAAAAAGGTAATAAATCGAAACCACGACAAAGATGCCGACGCCGAAGCTAAAGCTGACCCGCGCCAATAAGTCGTATTCTTGGATACCCAAGTTTCGCCGGTACAGTCCTAGCGAGATATTGCATAAGGTAAAAATAGCCGCAAAAATCAGACTAGCATTAACAATATCGGCTTCCGAGTACCAAGAGGGCTGATAAAGAAAACGTACCTGACTGCCCAGATACATCGCGAAATAAAAAATGACCGCTTCGAAAACGAGCAACCATAAAAACGCGCTAGAAATATAATGACGAAAAATCCTGATCATATCGATTGCCGATAGTCGGTTTCAAAACGGAGAGTTATAGAGAATTTATTCACAAGCTTAAAAACTTCAAACCATAATGGTATAGGGGGTTAAACAAATTTACACGAAAGACTCGACGCAACAAGTGTAGCCCCATAAACCGGCAACGGCAAAATATCTTCCACCTTCACCGGGACAGTGGGCGGTAAGCGGTGAGCGGTGAGCGGTGAGCGGTGAGCGGTGAGCGGTGAGCGGTGAGCGGTGAGCGGTGAGCGGTGAGCGGTGAGCGGTGAGCGGTGAGCGGTGAGCGGTGAGCGGTGAGCGGTGAGCGGTGAGCGGTGAGCGGTGAGCGGTGAGCGGTGAGCGGTGAGCGGTGAGCGGTGAGCGGTGAGCGGTGAGCGGTGAGCGGTAAAATGATCCGGCATTTTAACCACTTGTCAACCCCTAATTTCCCCTTTCCTCTTTCCTCTTTCCTCTTTCCTCTTTCCTCTTTCCTCTTTCCTCTTTCCTCTTTCCTCTTTCCTCTTTCCTCTTTCCTCTTTCCCCTTTCCCCTTTCCCCTTTCACCTTTCCCCTTTCACCTTTCCCCTTTCACCTTTCCCATCAACTGCCTCAAATAGACCACAGGTATCGCATAGGTAATACCGCTCGGCTGGGACAGCACCTGTTCCTTGCTTTCCTTGACGAAAACTTTGTTAATGATACCGACTACTTCGCCTGATTCGGGATCGTATAAAGGACTACCGCTATTTCCCGGATAAGCCGTTGCATCGAGTTGGAACACATCATAAGGGTTACGTAAGCGCTTAAGCATTTTTGTGTTCAATTGCCTAGACTGGATAACCGGAATCGCCATCGGCGTAATAGCCGACACGATACCTCGATGCGTTACCGGAAAAAGCCCAAGCACCATACCTATCGGATAACCGGTAAAGGCGTACAACTCTCCTTCTTTCACTTTACTGGAATCGCCAAGCCTCATCGGCGGCAGCCGGGCATTACCGGACAGCTTGAGAATGGCCAAATCATGCTCCGGATCAGTCGCAACCTGTCTTGCCTGAACCATTTGATCCTTGCCGCCGCGACGAATAAAAACCGCTAACGACTCCAAATGCCCTTCATCCAATTGCTTTGCTACCACATGTGCGTTGGTAACGACTAAACTGCCATCGCCGATGGCAAAACCGGTTCCTAAAAACAGCCCCCTGGGGCTGCGCGTTCGTTGAAAAGTACCGACAACGACTATGCCGGGCTTAATTCTTTCTATCGTTGCCGGTAAAGAATCGGATGCAAAACTTGAAGCCGAGCACATCACACCGAAAAACACCGCTACAACAACCCCAAAAAAACCATAATTTCGACGCCGACTATTCAAATCAATTCTCCAGTTCCACTCAATGTCCAATTTATCATTTTCGCCCATATCCAAAAGCAGCCCTATTCACTATTCACTGCTAACTGCTAACTGCTAACTGCTAACTGCTAACTGCTAACTGCTAACTGCTAACTGCTAACTGCTAACTGCTAACTGCTAACTGCTAGAATACTAACAGCGCTATCACAAACGTCTACTAAAAAATCGAACTTATCAACAGAAACGACAAACAAATTACCCGAAGCTTGGTGGCGCTTCGAGAATTCTGCTAGCATGTGAAACGCTTGGAACATCATGATCGGAAACCATCCAACAACCCGGTTACAAAATATGATCAGTTATCCTCCTCATTTATCTAAATCGACTCATGCAACAGACGCCCTCGCATTGAGAGAAACATCAATGCTTTGGCTATGCACTAGCTTGTTGATTTTGGTTTTTACTCCGACAATCTTCTGGCTTATCGAACGCTGGACGATGAGTGTATGGCATAACGGGCACGGCATTCTAGTCGCCTTACTGGTTATTTATCTAGTCTGGGGAGAATTAAAAAAACGCAAGAACTTGCCGAGAAGCACCAATCCTTGGGGATTTGCGATACTACTTCCGGCGCTAGCGGCGCATATGCTGGATACCGGCATGCATACCCAACTATTATCAGCCGCAGCACTTTTTTTGGCGCTACCGGGACTCGCGCTGCTGTTTCTAGGCACCGAACGCAGCAAAGCCATTATTTTTCCGTTGGCGACACTCTTCCTCACTCTGCCGATCCCATTGGTATTCACCGAATCGATACACATGACATTGAGAATCATCGCCACGAAAAGTGTGGCATGGTTACTCAAATTATTCGGCGTTCCGGTTTATTCGTACGGAACAGTTCTGCAAGTCGAAAACGGCGTACTGCAAGTCGCCGACGCCTGTAGCGGCTTTTCTACGCTATATGCGGCAATCACGATCGCGATTTTAACGGCGTATTTCTGCAACAGCATTCGCCGGCGAATCTTACTGCTACTCATTGCCGCGCCGCTGGCCGTTGGCGTTAATATCGTTAGAGTGCTGGTGCTGACTCTGCTTGTCAACTGGTTCGGCTTGGATGTATTAAAAACCTCGGCACATGAAATTTCCGGCTTAATGACCTTCATGATTGCATTACCGATTATTTTCATGATCGGCCAAAACCCTCCCGAAACTCCGCAAGCAGAGAATTGACATGCTATCCGCCCGTTATGCATTGCCTGTCTCGTTGATTCTTTCAATTGCCTTGATACCGACCGTCATCCACAATTATTTCGGCTTAACGGATCTAGACAATCGCTCGGTTCAAGCCATAGAACAGGAGTTGGGCCGGTTCAGCTCGTATCCAACCAAAAGAAATCCTAACTGGGGGGAGCTGACCTTCGGTGCCAGCGAGTGGATTGAACGCAGTTACCAAGACGACGTAAGCCGACCTGTACGCCTATTTGCCGCACGGGCCTTCGATCATAAACGCCTCTATCATCATCCCGAACTGGCGCTGTCCTATGGCGGCGACTTCGAAAACCAAGGGCTAGTCATTCTTCCGGGAGAACCGCGCATTCCGGTTAGGATTCTTAGAAGCAGAAGCGGAAAAGGATTGGTCGCTTATGCATTACATTATCAAGACAACTTTATCGACAACCCGATTCTGCATCAGATTCAAGAATCGTTGAAACTACTGATAAGCCCGAGAAAACCGATCACCCTCTTCTACGTCTCCGATGTCCATACGCCTATCGATATGGATTTTCAAGACACGCCGGCAGCCTTGTTGCTGCAAAAGACTATTGCCGACTTTTTAGCTCAGCCTGAATAGAATTGAGCTTTAAAACCGTTTGAAGCTTGTTGTTTTGAATTATAGATAAAGATCATGCCGTCCTTGGTATGGTGAGGTTGAGCCGGCATTCACGTCACGCCGGCCCAAAAAGAAGAGATTTACTGGTAAACAGGCTTTCATTAGTAGGATTTGGTCGTAAATAACTGCCCTATTTTACGGAGGGTTCGGTTGCTCGATTGGCAGGTGTCGGCGGCAGGGCAGATTTTTGCTCCTCGGCAATTGCTCCTGAATTGCTCTACTACACGCCATCCATGGCGTAATGCAAAATCTGCATTCATGCCATCCTTGGCACTCAGATTCCGCCGTCAAGCCTACACGGACGTATTCACCCAGCACCTAAATTCCGTAGCCCACTGGCTATGGTTAACTATTTTAGGTAATTTAGGTGCTGGGTTCACGGCGTCCTGCCAAGCGAGTTATCGAACCCTCAACAAAGCCCATAGTTCCAGGACGTTATTTCTCACGAAATCCTAAACGGCCGAATTAACCATCTTGCCTGAAGGCCATGAGCCTATTCGATCTCCCCTTGGCAAGTCTTCTAGGCCTACTTTAATTGCCTTACGGTTAAAAATCCAAATCAAAGTCATCGATGTCGCCGAACTCCTCTTTCAATTTACGTTTTTCCCAATAAAGCTCAATTTTTCTGCGCGCATCTACTTTGTCATAAGCCGATTTAGCTTTTTTACCGGCAATCAATTCATCGGAATCATCGATGCTGCCAACCTCATCCTCATCCTCATCTTCAAAATCCATATCATCCGACAAAACGTCCGACGTAGATCCTGCCATAAATAATACCCTCAAGAAAAAAGTTGCTTTTTATCGCGATAATTTTCAAATGTAAAGTATTTTTTAACCACCGAATGGCCGGTATTTTTCAGTGAACACTACTTGTACCGTAACCATTCGGATTTTAATGACTTTCTTAAGTCGGCACGCCTAGGGAGAAATACGTAAAGAATGCCCTGCTAACTGCTAACTGCTAACTGCTAACTGCTAACTGCTAACTGCTAACTGCTAACTGCTAACTAAGATCAGCCTTGATCAGTAGTAATTCCATTGCAACTGTGCCCGAACGACATCGCCCGAAGCTTGGCCAAACGCGCTGTTGTTCATATTGGTTCTATTCATGTGCGAATAGTTTACGACCAATTCCAACGCTTTCATGACCTGCCACTCAACACCGACCTCAATCTCATCGACAGCCATTCTCGGCATATTCGAATTGGTCTTCCACATGCCGCGATAAGTCTGCCATTTTGCATAAGGAATCCAGGTACCGTAAAAATCGTCGATCTTATACATCGCTTGCACATAGCCGCCGCTGAGAGACGTTTTTTCAATCGTTGCAGTATCGACATTCAAAGCGCCAGCATTACCCCAGTTCCATTCGGCTTGGAAACCAAATGGTTGAGGGAATAGGATCGCATGAACGGCTACTCGCTCTTCGGTGAAGCTCTTATTGGCGCCGGAATTATCTCTAATCGTATCTCCAGATATTTTGATGGACTCATCAAAAGCTGTGAAACTCCCGAAAGTCGGTTTGAATTTTCCAATCATCGCATCAGCGCCGACTTCAAGAACCTGCCCGCTTAGACTATCGCTCATGAAGCCCAAATCGAACGGATAAGTCGAATGAGCAACGAAGGTCATATCGTTATTTTTTTCAGCCTTGTTTAAACTTTGACCGTTATAGACACCGACACCGAGAATACCGTAGTCGCCCGAAGTTTTCAGGCCTTTCTTGCTCATGTCTTTCCAAAGCTCCTGAACATGCGTCGGCGTATAGTAGGCAAATACACCCAAATCTCGTTCGCTCGGCACCGCACTATTAAGCGCATCGGCACGATCGAGTGCTAGACGATTTTGCGACGATTGTAAATTCTCCCATCCAAACGGCACTTTCGATTGGCCGACACGGAATCGGTACTCGTGATCCTTGGTCAAATAAATATCTGCATAAGCATCGCGTAATTGCGCGAAATGTAAATTATCTTCGCCGCCGCTTTGATTACGTACGCTCGTCGCAAAATCAGGCTGAATATAGAAATACAAATAATCGCTGATATCGCCGTAAATTACTAACCGCACCCTACGGAAAGAAAAGTTTTGATTATTTCTGACAGAACTATCCATAACGGAGCGTAATTCCGGAGTATTAGCTCCACCCACCCTGTCTCCTTCGAAGGTATGGTTATAGCGCAACTGCGAATAGCCTCTCAGATTGATCCGATCGTACCATTTGCTTTCCGGCTTATGAACCGTACGAGGCGTATGTATGCCGGCGCGTGTATCTACTTGACGGTCGTTATCGACAGCAGCCACTTTCGTCGACTCCATGTCCTCCTTGAGTTCTTGTCCGTTTTGCTCCGGCGCCTTTCCGGCCGCTATCTGCCTATCAGAAGATTTACCGACTTTTAACGACGCCTTATCGTCAACTCTTTCAAAATCGCCTAATTTCGTCCGATTAGGCCCCGGCTCTGCATACAGTTGTTTCGTTTCGTTATCGACATAGAGCTCGAGCGCCGAAGCGCCGGGGGACGCCGTTACTCCCATTACCGACAAAATTGCAATCGTTAAATTTGTAAATTTCATAATAATAATAAAGATGTCATCCGGTGATAATGTTTAACCGGCCGCCATAATATGACTGAGATATGACAATTTAATGACAAACGGAAATCTAGGGATTTTTTACCACCGACAAATCGATGCATAATCCGCTGCGAATCTGTCCCGCCGACCGATTGACAAGCGCGCCAAGCGTTAAGTAAACTGCTCGCGCTTGCAATAGGATTTATGACGCCGAACCTGTCTTTCTTTAAGGACCGGACCGATATGTTTTCCCAACCAAGCATCCGGCAGCAAACCAATCATGCTCGCAGGTTTTCGCATACGCCAATAAGCCATTCAAAAGGAACTGTCGATCATGACCCATCCGATCATCGAATCATTTCTGCGTCACTCGATCGAACGTAAGGATTACCAAGTTGTTCGGCAATTTTTGGAGGAGTTTCAACCGGCCGATCTGTGCGATCTGATTCAGCAAGAATCCTTGCCGACCGCGCTGGATATTCTGAAATTTTTATCTTACGAA
It includes:
- a CDS encoding S1 family peptidase, yielding MNSRRRNYGFFGVVVAVFFGVMCSASSFASDSLPATIERIKPGIVVVGTFQRTRSPRGLFLGTGFAIGDGSLVVTNAHVVAKQLDEGHLESLAVFIRRGGKDQMVQARQVATDPEHDLAILKLSGNARLPPMRLGDSSKVKEGELYAFTGYPIGMVLGLFPVTHRGIVSAITPMAIPVIQSRQLNTKMLKRLRNPYDVFQLDATAYPGNSGSPLYDPESGEVVGIINKVFVKESKEQVLSQPSGITYAIPVVYLRQLMGKVKGER
- a CDS encoding exosortase/archaeosortase family protein, whose protein sequence is MISYPPHLSKSTHATDALALRETSMLWLCTSLLILVFTPTIFWLIERWTMSVWHNGHGILVALLVIYLVWGELKKRKNLPRSTNPWGFAILLPALAAHMLDTGMHTQLLSAAALFLALPGLALLFLGTERSKAIIFPLATLFLTLPIPLVFTESIHMTLRIIATKSVAWLLKLFGVPVYSYGTVLQVENGVLQVADACSGFSTLYAAITIAILTAYFCNSIRRRILLLLIAAPLAVGVNIVRVLVLTLLVNWFGLDVLKTSAHEISGLMTFMIALPIIFMIGQNPPETPQAEN
- a CDS encoding PA3496 family putative envelope integrity protein; translation: MAGSTSDVLSDDMDFEDEDEDEVGSIDDSDELIAGKKAKSAYDKVDARRKIELYWEKRKLKEEFGDIDDFDLDF
- a CDS encoding porin; this encodes MKFTNLTIAILSVMGVTASPGASALELYVDNETKQLYAEPGPNRTKLGDFERVDDKASLKVGKSSDRQIAAGKAPEQNGQELKEDMESTKVAAVDNDRQVDTRAGIHTPRTVHKPESKWYDRINLRGYSQLRYNHTFEGDRVGGANTPELRSVMDSSVRNNQNFSFRRVRLVIYGDISDYLYFYIQPDFATSVRNQSGGEDNLHFAQLRDAYADIYLTKDHEYRFRVGQSKVPFGWENLQSSQNRLALDRADALNSAVPSERDLGVFAYYTPTHVQELWKDMSKKGLKTSGDYGILGVGVYNGQSLNKAEKNNDMTFVAHSTYPFDLGFMSDSLSGQVLEVGADAMIGKFKPTFGSFTAFDESIKISGDTIRDNSGANKSFTEERVAVHAILFPQPFGFQAEWNWGNAGALNVDTATIEKTSLSGGYVQAMYKIDDFYGTWIPYAKWQTYRGMWKTNSNMPRMAVDEIEVGVEWQVMKALELVVNYSHMNRTNMNNSAFGQASGDVVRAQLQWNYY